A window from Candidatus Zixiibacteriota bacterium encodes these proteins:
- a CDS encoding TrkH family potassium uptake protein, translated as MNVRSVVRMIGLLLVVEAGFMTTSIGWAIRDGDVDSLQHFIIASLITGLAGSVCFVVGRSAPTMIRARDALATVGIGWLLVGAFGAIPYLLEGALTHPADAFFESASGFTTTGATVIRDVEILSRSLLWWRSLTQWMGGVGIVVLFIAVFPHLGVGASHLFRSETTGPITERLRPKLRHTSRLLWYIYVGLTGACATLLIVAGMEPFDAICHAFTTLATGGFSTKNASIAAYSSISIELIILLFMFLAGINFGLYYRAASGQPGELWRDAEFRTYTAVVVVATVLVTAAILPQKETLGHALRYSVFQVVSLQTATGHASDDFDRYPEFARLLLLSLMFVGGSAGSTAGGIKVIRILVLGRALVNQLVKSFQPSAVLAVRVGQAALDSGTVKSISVFFAAFLGVFLFGTLLLTMMGLDIISAASAAVACQSNVGPGLGTVGPTKNFAAVPHAGKMILSFMMIAGRLEIMTVLALLVPAFWRR; from the coding sequence ATGAATGTGCGATCCGTCGTCCGCATGATCGGCCTGTTGCTTGTGGTCGAGGCGGGGTTTATGACGACCTCGATCGGGTGGGCGATCCGGGACGGCGATGTGGACTCGCTGCAACACTTCATCATCGCGTCGCTGATTACCGGGCTGGCGGGCTCTGTTTGCTTTGTCGTGGGACGCTCAGCGCCGACGATGATCCGCGCGCGGGATGCGTTGGCGACCGTCGGGATCGGCTGGCTGCTGGTGGGGGCGTTCGGCGCGATCCCCTATCTGCTGGAGGGTGCATTGACACATCCGGCCGACGCGTTCTTCGAATCGGCTTCCGGATTCACGACGACCGGTGCGACAGTGATCCGCGATGTCGAGATTCTGAGCCGGTCGCTGTTGTGGTGGCGTTCGCTGACGCAATGGATGGGAGGCGTCGGCATCGTTGTCCTTTTTATTGCCGTTTTCCCGCACCTGGGCGTCGGAGCGAGCCATCTGTTCCGCTCGGAAACGACCGGGCCGATTACGGAACGGCTGCGTCCCAAGCTGCGGCACACGTCGCGGCTGCTGTGGTACATTTATGTGGGACTGACCGGGGCCTGCGCGACGCTGCTGATCGTCGCCGGTATGGAGCCGTTCGATGCCATCTGTCATGCGTTCACGACATTGGCAACCGGCGGCTTCTCAACAAAGAACGCCAGCATCGCGGCGTATTCGTCGATCTCGATCGAACTCATCATACTTCTGTTCATGTTTCTGGCGGGGATCAACTTCGGCCTTTACTACCGAGCGGCTTCCGGGCAGCCGGGGGAGCTTTGGCGTGATGCGGAGTTTCGCACGTATACTGCGGTGGTCGTAGTCGCAACCGTTCTTGTTACCGCCGCCATCTTGCCACAGAAAGAGACGTTGGGGCACGCCCTTCGATACTCCGTGTTTCAGGTCGTCTCACTTCAGACCGCAACCGGTCACGCGTCCGACGACTTTGACCGGTACCCCGAGTTCGCGCGTCTCTTGCTGCTGAGTCTGATGTTTGTCGGGGGCTCAGCGGGTTCCACGGCGGGCGGAATCAAGGTCATTCGCATCCTTGTTTTGGGGCGCGCGCTGGTCAACCAGCTCGTCAAATCGTTTCAGCCCAGTGCCGTGCTGGCGGTCCGCGTCGGTCAAGCGGCTCTGGACTCGGGAACGGTCAAGAGCATCAGTGTGTTTTTTGCGGCGTTTCTCGGCGTCTTTCTTTTTGGCACACTTTTGTTGACGATGATGGGGCTGGATATTATCAGTGCGGCATCGGCGGCAGTCGCATGCCAGTCGAACGTTGGACCGGGGCTGGGCACCGTTGGCCCCACCAAGAATTTCGCTGCGGTCCCCCATGCCGGGAAAATGATCCTCAGCTTCATGATGATCGCCGGACGCCTGGAAATCATGACGGTGCTGGCGCTGCTTGTTCCCGCATTCTGGCGCCGGTAG
- a CDS encoding alpha/beta hydrolase-fold protein, with translation MLSTRLKTRLMILLAVGIPSAMLTNCAEREGPLFPDGTNTTTPEIQTTSFDILRRNDFGDPTARFIYTAYATPLPTNLPQQPFPVLYLLHDFLEPGVPGGADYFERYNLQEILDDLYRNNEIGRMMVVTVDASNNLGGSYYRDASTLGRYEALLSELIAHMERTTRVYTGGGRRARAISGHGMGGYGAMYYAMQHPEMFGAVSSMSGPLSFGDVDSDFGILSDGGLLDQVFTENSIIVPDPDSDVYNLIEAGLTRPATRLYAAMAAAFSPHPLRTFDSVGTLIVQLPFVVRKDTIYPWDFFSPRAAGSYTLELTDRGADTLGVGLNMLFDQQGVLVDSIWALWRDSSDIKNIFLQKRGADPMFMEDMSIYIDCGVEDELGYLGMNQDFHQTLMEAGVAHEFIEYEGFGRVVAGHSQLIADRLRTIIKFHDQSFTRPPTPPQP, from the coding sequence ATGCTGAGCACAAGACTTAAGACGCGTCTCATGATACTCCTGGCGGTCGGAATCCCGTCGGCGATGCTCACCAACTGCGCCGAGCGGGAAGGGCCATTGTTTCCCGATGGGACCAACACGACCACGCCGGAGATTCAGACGACGAGCTTTGATATACTGCGGCGCAACGACTTCGGCGATCCCACGGCGCGATTCATCTACACCGCGTACGCGACACCGCTGCCGACGAATCTGCCGCAGCAGCCGTTTCCGGTGCTCTACCTGCTGCACGATTTCCTCGAGCCGGGTGTGCCGGGGGGCGCGGACTACTTTGAGCGTTACAATCTGCAGGAGATTCTCGACGACCTGTACCGCAACAATGAAATCGGCCGCATGATGGTAGTGACGGTCGATGCATCGAACAACCTCGGTGGCTCGTATTACCGCGATGCATCGACCCTGGGACGATATGAAGCGCTGCTGAGTGAACTGATCGCGCACATGGAACGGACCACGCGCGTCTACACCGGTGGCGGGCGGCGGGCGCGGGCCATCTCCGGGCACGGCATGGGCGGATACGGCGCGATGTACTATGCCATGCAGCATCCGGAAATGTTCGGAGCCGTGTCCTCGATGTCGGGCCCGTTGTCTTTCGGCGATGTCGATTCCGATTTCGGCATACTCAGCGATGGCGGGTTACTGGATCAGGTGTTCACGGAAAACAGCATCATCGTGCCCGATCCGGACAGCGATGTCTACAACCTCATTGAAGCGGGGCTGACGCGTCCGGCGACGCGGCTGTACGCCGCCATGGCCGCGGCGTTCTCACCTCACCCGCTGCGGACCTTCGACTCGGTCGGCACGCTCATTGTCCAATTGCCGTTCGTTGTGCGCAAGGATACGATCTATCCGTGGGATTTCTTCTCGCCGCGCGCGGCCGGATCCTACACACTCGAGTTGACCGATCGCGGCGCGGATACGCTCGGTGTCGGCCTGAACATGCTGTTCGATCAGCAGGGGGTGCTGGTCGATTCGATTTGGGCGCTCTGGAGGGATTCTTCGGACATCAAGAACATTTTCCTGCAGAAGCGCGGGGCCGATCCCATGTTTATGGAAGATATGTCAATATACATCGACTGCGGCGTCGAAGACGAACTCGGCTATTTGGGAATGAACCAGGATTTCCACCAGACATTGATGGAGGCGGGAGTCGCACACGAATTCATCGAATACGAGGGATTCGGCCGCGTCGTGGCCGGGCATAGTCAGTTGATCGCCGATCGGCTGCGGACCATCATCAAGTTTCACGATCAATCCTTTACGCGTCCGCCAACACCGCCGCAGCCCTGA